A region from the candidate division KSB1 bacterium genome encodes:
- a CDS encoding PAS domain S-box protein translates to MTANTSRKKTVLLIDDDPGMLDIGRVIIRKGGYNYVCATSGEEGFKKIIEDHPDLIILDYMLPKLTGKDFFLELITNKKYEDYCKIPVIMLTARNDEGIDQDELFVKGLTAFLFKPFGHRELINIIQNALKTREIRDRNLELEEEIERTRYKYRDLIENANDLIFTLDEQGKVIFVNRQLPFLTKLKSEDWVNHFLVDLVIPQDKPVVEEAIEKCIHGIGHQFQIRIRGKDQTTKYFATNLNPLREPNSISGMVGIARDVTEKFQLESQIASLQSLTESIIKSISSGMITVDQNRRITFINSAAEEILGYSFNEVINQKIDFIIQSDEIEIILPPENGKKQTVLSQEAVITHKDGKKIHIGFSQTPWRNDENSKLGTIITFRDISTTKQMQIDMIRMDRLASLGVLAAGIAHEIRNPLAGIKTIVQTLEEEVEPNHPHREYLQRILRQVNRLDELLKTFFSYARPRPPIKKNNRVKDIVNEVMVLLGKKLKSASIEFSESYEKDLRSAYIDLNQILQVFLNLIINAVDAMPNGGSLSISAKNTKITPTHMDRRGKAYKGPRKELAFVEVKISDSGIGIRKEHQENIFDPFFTTKSQGTGLGLSIVYRIIEEHGGEIHVQSEIEKGTSFTILLPTEG, encoded by the coding sequence TTGACAGCGAATACCTCCAGAAAAAAAACGGTTCTTTTAATAGATGATGATCCCGGAATGCTTGATATCGGACGGGTTATCATAAGAAAGGGGGGATATAATTATGTATGTGCTACATCGGGAGAGGAGGGGTTTAAAAAGATAATTGAAGATCATCCGGATCTAATTATCCTGGATTATATGTTACCTAAACTCACCGGGAAAGATTTTTTTCTAGAGCTGATTACAAATAAAAAATATGAAGATTATTGTAAAATCCCCGTTATAATGCTAACGGCTCGTAATGATGAAGGTATTGACCAAGATGAGTTATTTGTGAAAGGATTAACAGCTTTTCTATTTAAACCCTTCGGTCATCGTGAGTTGATTAACATCATTCAGAATGCTTTGAAGACTAGGGAAATCCGTGACCGGAATCTTGAATTGGAAGAAGAAATTGAGCGAACCCGTTACAAATATCGTGATTTAATTGAGAATGCCAATGACCTAATCTTCACACTCGATGAACAAGGGAAGGTTATTTTTGTAAACAGACAGCTTCCTTTTCTTACAAAACTCAAATCCGAAGATTGGGTGAATCATTTCCTGGTAGATTTAGTTATTCCACAAGATAAACCTGTGGTTGAAGAAGCAATAGAAAAATGCATTCACGGCATTGGCCATCAATTTCAAATTCGAATTCGTGGTAAAGACCAAACTACAAAATATTTTGCTACGAATTTAAATCCGTTACGAGAACCCAACTCAATTTCCGGTATGGTGGGAATTGCCAGGGATGTTACGGAAAAATTTCAACTTGAATCTCAAATTGCTAGTTTGCAAAGCCTTACCGAAAGTATTATTAAGAGTATAAGCAGTGGTATGATTACAGTTGATCAAAATCGTAGGATTACCTTTATTAATTCTGCTGCAGAGGAAATATTAGGTTATTCTTTTAATGAAGTGATCAATCAAAAAATCGATTTTATCATTCAAAGCGACGAAATCGAGATCATACTTCCGCCCGAAAATGGTAAGAAACAGACTGTTCTTAGCCAGGAAGCTGTAATTACCCATAAAGATGGAAAAAAAATTCACATTGGATTTAGCCAAACTCCCTGGCGGAATGATGAAAATTCGAAATTAGGCACGATTATCACATTTCGCGATATTTCAACCACCAAGCAAATGCAGATAGATATGATCCGAATGGATCGGTTAGCTTCTTTGGGTGTTCTGGCAGCCGGTATCGCTCATGAAATTCGAAACCCATTGGCCGGAATCAAAACGATTGTACAAACCTTGGAAGAAGAAGTCGAGCCCAATCACCCACACCGTGAATATTTACAAAGAATTTTAAGGCAGGTAAACAGGCTTGACGAACTGCTAAAGACATTCTTTTCTTATGCGCGTCCTCGACCACCTATAAAGAAAAATAACAGGGTCAAAGATATCGTAAACGAAGTTATGGTTCTTTTGGGAAAAAAATTGAAATCTGCAAGTATCGAATTTTCCGAGAGCTATGAAAAAGACCTTCGTTCAGCCTACATAGACTTAAATCAGATTCTGCAAGTCTTTTTAAATTTGATCATCAATGCAGTAGATGCAATGCCGAATGGCGGTTCGTTGTCAATTTCCGCTAAAAACACCAAAATCACTCCTACCCATATGGATCGTAGGGGAAAAGCATACAAAGGCCCAAGAAAAGAATTGGCTTTTGTTGAAGTGAAAATTAGTGATTCCGGTATTGGTATTCGAAAAGAACACCAGGAGAATATTTTCGACCCATTTTTTACGACAAAATCACAGGGAACGGGTTTGGGGCTATCCATTGTTTATCGAATTATTGAAGAACATGGCGGCGAAATTCACGTTCAGAGTGAAATTGAAAAAGGGACTAGTTTTACTATATTATTGCCAACTGAAGGTTAG
- a CDS encoding PAS domain S-box protein, with protein sequence MKNPEEYYSDLVENATDCFYLLDATGHIRFLNRAVTQLTGYTLQELQGKHFSFFFSDNEYKKIIRKFENGNPKNRNMVLQTWLSAKSNTIISVELTIIPIFRQKRVVGFHGIVRDITKDVIAEQERKKRSQEIQRINRQLIDKNKQLSELNQLKTQFLSTISHELRTPLNCILGYAELLREELYGQVNEAQVNALKNIFDSGNHLLKLINELLDFSRIHKGKFQLYPEANPIVNIIEAAVSTIKPSLNGEKLKFIQTLEDDLPILYIDAQKIYQVLLNLLSNAVKFTDSGEIELKVYCNKGFLEFAIRDTGIGIAEPDIEKIFEDFQQVDGSISRKYGGAGLGLSLAKNLIHLHGGEIWVDSILQKGSTFYFNLPIDHRIDSNGDKPSIHSSEDQVNMEWIL encoded by the coding sequence ATGAAGAATCCTGAAGAATATTACAGTGATCTTGTTGAAAATGCTACTGATTGCTTTTATCTTCTTGATGCAACAGGGCATATTCGTTTTCTAAACCGGGCTGTTACCCAGCTAACGGGTTATACTCTTCAAGAACTACAGGGAAAGCACTTTTCTTTCTTTTTTAGTGACAATGAATATAAAAAAATTATTAGAAAATTTGAAAACGGTAACCCTAAAAATAGGAATATGGTTTTACAAACCTGGTTATCGGCTAAATCAAACACGATTATCTCGGTAGAACTAACTATAATCCCCATATTTCGACAAAAGAGGGTTGTAGGATTTCATGGAATAGTACGAGACATTACAAAAGACGTTATCGCTGAACAAGAAAGAAAAAAGCGCAGTCAGGAAATTCAACGGATCAATCGCCAGCTTATCGATAAAAACAAACAATTAAGCGAGTTGAATCAATTAAAAACCCAATTTTTATCAACAATCAGCCATGAGTTAAGAACGCCTTTGAATTGCATTCTCGGGTATGCAGAGCTTTTGAGAGAGGAGCTATATGGGCAAGTGAATGAAGCTCAAGTGAATGCTCTCAAAAACATATTCGATAGTGGTAACCATCTCTTAAAATTGATCAATGAGTTATTGGATTTTTCTCGGATACATAAAGGTAAGTTTCAACTTTATCCGGAAGCAAACCCCATTGTGAATATCATCGAGGCAGCTGTTTCTACGATCAAGCCCTCTTTGAATGGAGAGAAGTTGAAATTTATTCAAACGCTGGAAGATGACCTCCCAATTCTTTATATTGATGCTCAAAAAATTTATCAAGTGTTGTTAAATTTATTAAGCAATGCCGTTAAATTTACGGATTCCGGTGAAATAGAATTAAAAGTATACTGCAATAAAGGGTTTTTGGAATTTGCAATTCGAGATACAGGTATCGGAATTGCTGAGCCGGATATAGAAAAAATATTTGAAGATTTTCAACAAGTGGACGGAAGCATTAGTAGAAAATATGGTGGTGCAGGATTGGGATTAAGTTTAGCCAAAAATCTTATCCATCTTCATGGCGGAGAGATTTGGGTTGATTCAATTTTGCAAAAGGGTTCCACATTCTATTTTAACCTTCCTATTGATCATCGGATAGATTCAAATGGTGATAAACCATCAATCCATTCATCTGAAGACCAGGTAAACATGGAGTGGATACTGTAG
- a CDS encoding HAMP domain-containing protein: MTFFRHKLLFRLLAITLIAAIIPLLVATIIILTKSYNSVNANVNNRLSSQIFHVSNYLNENIIIPLERISDVLILDLTQSDSSNVDFISKFPAIDNAIVSIAVIEENSNEITTIYGESVFNSMIASQNILSELEQSKTVFMVESADELSAKYLVYGRRLDPKRALVITLQENTISNYLRDFYKTREIEDNLALIDMNRQETYFYETGKEDVNDYPMDSAFSNLTVQPLELFEYENSTDEKILACFLDLSTFPNWRIIAEVSEDLAYAPVREIRNTFLLLLSVGLLLTLFGTYYYWKKITGPLDRFARSATEIARGDFKQKVQVDSDDEIGRLSKIFNYMVFELGRLNEMNLNKIITEKNKTQAIIKNIADGVIVTDNYDRIVTLNVATEKWFKISESEIIEKPISMVIHIPDLIQFLEEMKSNQTENFYTRELVIKLPGNTKDSIFKAKATRIFSEEKFMGVVTILRDITQEKEIDRMKTELVSIVAHELRSPLAAISGFAEILGSIGPTKDQVEEYSNIIREEAERLAELVSKYLDLTKIEAGRMDFVPAFFQIKEVFDANLYLVSAQAEKKNINLDINFANEDLEVYFDEKMMSEVIVNLLSNAIKYSPENSTIRVKVLENSKNVDILVSDSGYGIDKNHLPHIFDKFYRIKDDVRIQDEKGTGLGLSLVKEIVELHGGTITVASKMNEGTTFKIVLPRKDPATVWQQ; encoded by the coding sequence ATGACATTCTTTCGCCATAAATTGCTTTTTAGATTACTCGCCATCACTTTGATTGCTGCTATCATTCCTCTTTTGGTTGCGACGATTATAATTCTCACAAAGAGTTATAATAGTGTGAACGCCAACGTAAATAATCGGCTCTCGAGTCAAATTTTTCATGTTTCTAACTATCTAAATGAAAATATAATTATCCCTTTAGAACGAATAAGTGATGTTCTGATTTTAGATTTGACTCAATCAGACAGTTCAAATGTTGATTTCATTTCTAAATTTCCCGCTATAGATAATGCAATCGTTTCAATTGCGGTTATTGAAGAAAATTCCAATGAAATAACAACCATATATGGTGAGTCTGTCTTTAATTCCATGATAGCCAGTCAAAATATTCTATCGGAGCTGGAACAAAGTAAAACTGTGTTTATGGTTGAATCTGCAGATGAACTTAGTGCAAAATATTTGGTTTATGGTCGTCGTCTTGATCCGAAGAGAGCTTTAGTAATTACACTTCAAGAGAATACGATTTCTAATTACCTTAGAGATTTTTACAAAACCAGAGAGATTGAAGATAATTTAGCGCTGATAGATATGAATCGACAGGAGACATATTTTTATGAAACGGGAAAAGAAGATGTAAATGATTATCCGATGGATTCTGCGTTTTCAAACTTAACAGTACAACCATTGGAACTATTTGAATATGAAAATTCAACTGATGAAAAGATTCTTGCTTGCTTCCTGGATTTATCGACTTTCCCCAATTGGAGAATCATAGCAGAAGTATCCGAAGATTTAGCATATGCACCGGTTCGGGAGATTCGCAACACTTTTCTCCTTTTGTTGTCAGTTGGATTATTGCTCACGTTGTTTGGGACCTATTATTATTGGAAAAAAATTACTGGCCCATTAGATCGATTTGCAAGAAGCGCAACTGAGATAGCCCGTGGAGATTTTAAACAAAAAGTGCAGGTAGATAGCGATGACGAAATCGGCCGGTTATCGAAAATATTCAATTATATGGTTTTCGAGTTAGGGCGCTTGAATGAGATGAATTTGAATAAAATCATTACGGAAAAAAATAAAACACAAGCCATTATCAAAAATATTGCAGACGGTGTAATAGTTACAGATAATTATGATCGCATCGTGACTTTGAATGTGGCTACGGAGAAATGGTTTAAGATATCGGAATCGGAAATTATTGAAAAACCGATTTCTATGGTCATTCATATACCAGACTTGATCCAATTTTTGGAAGAAATGAAAAGCAATCAAACCGAAAATTTTTATACCAGGGAATTGGTAATTAAATTACCGGGAAATACAAAAGATAGTATTTTCAAGGCCAAGGCAACTCGAATCTTTAGTGAAGAAAAATTCATGGGAGTAGTCACTATCTTGCGTGATATCACACAAGAAAAAGAAATTGACCGTATGAAAACCGAACTTGTATCAATAGTTGCGCATGAATTGAGATCTCCCTTAGCTGCCATTTCAGGGTTCGCAGAAATTCTTGGTAGCATTGGCCCAACAAAAGATCAGGTAGAAGAATATTCGAATATTATTCGTGAAGAAGCTGAAAGATTAGCAGAATTAGTGAGTAAATATTTGGATCTCACTAAAATTGAAGCAGGTCGAATGGATTTTGTCCCGGCTTTTTTCCAGATTAAAGAAGTGTTTGATGCAAACTTATACTTGGTATCTGCCCAGGCAGAGAAGAAAAATATTAATTTGGATATAAATTTTGCAAATGAGGACTTAGAAGTTTATTTTGATGAAAAAATGATGTCGGAAGTCATTGTGAACTTGCTTTCAAATGCAATTAAGTATAGTCCTGAGAACTCAACAATACGCGTTAAAGTATTGGAGAATTCAAAAAATGTTGATATTTTGGTAAGCGATTCCGGTTATGGCATTGATAAAAATCACTTGCCACACATCTTCGATAAATTTTATAGAATTAAAGATGATGTAAGAATTCAAGACGAAAAAGGAACGGGTTTGGGTTTATCTCTTGTAAAAGAAATTGTGGAATTGCATGGAGGCACAATTACCGTGGCCAGTAAAATGAACGAGGGAACTACCTTTAAAATAGTTCTTCCCCGTAAAGATCCGGCAACAGTTTGGCAACAATAG
- a CDS encoding PleD family two-component system response regulator, producing the protein METDYNRTPKIMIVDDVPLNVELQKTYLLSAGYEVIVAMDGQAAIEKINTESPDLILLDIMMPKMNGFEVCKKLKSNPSTQFIPVVMVTALQEVEDKISGIEAGADDFISKPFNKLELMARVKSLLRIKFLHDELEDAKYQMEKLAATDGLTGLANHRHFKEQLILEIDRATRHQHCLSLLMMDIDYFKYYNDHQGHPAGDEVLRKIAELIQKNLRKIDMAARYGGEEFTVILPEANSKAAIVVAEKIRYLVETTKFPKEENQPNKCLTLSIGVSTLPNDTENGSDLIDVADRRLYKAKQRGRNALVYI; encoded by the coding sequence ATGGAAACAGATTATAATCGGACGCCAAAGATTATGATTGTTGACGATGTCCCATTAAATGTTGAATTACAAAAAACGTATCTTCTTTCAGCAGGATATGAAGTCATCGTTGCGATGGACGGGCAGGCAGCAATTGAAAAGATCAATACCGAAAGCCCCGATTTAATTCTTCTGGATATCATGATGCCCAAAATGAATGGATTTGAGGTATGCAAGAAACTTAAATCGAATCCATCAACTCAGTTTATCCCGGTTGTTATGGTTACAGCTTTGCAGGAAGTAGAAGACAAAATTAGCGGTATTGAAGCCGGGGCAGATGATTTTATTTCCAAACCATTTAACAAATTGGAGCTAATGGCACGTGTAAAATCATTGTTGCGGATTAAGTTTTTGCACGATGAACTGGAAGATGCAAAATACCAGATGGAGAAATTAGCCGCAACAGATGGTTTAACCGGTTTGGCAAATCATAGGCACTTTAAAGAACAATTAATTCTCGAAATCGATCGGGCCACAAGACATCAACACTGTCTCTCTCTTCTAATGATGGATATTGATTACTTTAAATATTACAACGACCACCAAGGCCACCCTGCCGGTGATGAAGTACTACGAAAAATAGCTGAGCTGATTCAAAAAAATTTACGAAAAATAGATATGGCTGCTCGATATGGTGGAGAAGAATTTACTGTTATATTACCGGAAGCTAACAGCAAAGCTGCGATTGTTGTGGCTGAGAAAATTCGTTACCTGGTAGAAACTACCAAATTCCCCAAAGAAGAGAATCAACCTAACAAATGTCTAACTTTGAGTATCGGAGTATCAACCCTTCCTAATGATACGGAAAATGGATCAGATCTAATTGATGTAGCGGACAGGAGGCTTTATAAAGCCAAGCAGAGGGGCCGAAATGCACTGGTTTATATCTAA
- the gcvPB gene encoding aminomethyl-transferring glycine dehydrogenase subunit GcvPB, whose amino-acid sequence MTEKLIFERSSPGRKGYTLPPLGIPRKELSELIPEQYLRKDELNLPEVSENEVVRHFIALSRLNYHVDKGFYPLGSCTMKYNPKVNEKVARLDGFAGIHPFQEEEDVQGALELMYNLSNHLCEIVGMKAITLQTVAGAQGEFTGLMLIQAYHSEKGNPRKKVLLPDAAHGTNPASVTIAGCDSIKIKSNEKGLIDLDDLKKNLDEDVVALMITNPNTLGLFESQIAEVKSLLNDVGALLYMDGANLNALLGIVRPGDIGFDVLHINLHKTFSTPHGGGGPGSGPVAVAAHLEPYLPIPRILKSESGFSFDFDYPKSIGKITTFYGSFGILVRAYTYIRMHGAKGLARISRNALLNANYLLKKLENHYELAYPTTPMHEIVLSAKKQKKLGVKAIDIAKRLLDYGFHAPTIYFPLIVQEALMIEPTDTESIETLDAFAEALISIAKEAESDPEKVKQAPITTPVSRLDEARAARQLRVRWKPESE is encoded by the coding sequence ATGACAGAGAAACTTATTTTTGAACGGAGTTCGCCAGGGCGCAAAGGTTATACTCTGCCTCCTTTGGGTATTCCCCGAAAAGAACTTTCAGAATTAATTCCGGAACAGTACTTACGCAAGGATGAATTGAATTTGCCGGAAGTTTCGGAAAACGAGGTTGTACGGCATTTTATTGCATTATCCAGGTTGAATTATCATGTCGACAAAGGTTTTTATCCACTTGGTTCTTGCACCATGAAGTATAATCCCAAAGTTAACGAAAAAGTTGCCAGGTTGGATGGCTTTGCCGGAATTCACCCGTTTCAGGAAGAAGAAGATGTTCAAGGCGCATTAGAGCTAATGTATAATTTGAGTAATCATCTTTGTGAAATCGTAGGAATGAAAGCTATTACGTTACAAACTGTTGCCGGCGCACAAGGTGAATTTACCGGGCTAATGCTCATTCAGGCATATCATTCGGAAAAAGGGAATCCACGAAAAAAGGTTCTGTTGCCGGACGCAGCACATGGTACAAATCCGGCAAGTGTAACAATTGCTGGCTGTGATTCAATCAAGATTAAATCAAATGAAAAAGGATTAATCGATTTAGATGATTTAAAGAAAAATTTAGATGAAGATGTAGTCGCATTGATGATTACAAACCCCAATACCCTGGGTTTGTTTGAAAGTCAAATCGCAGAGGTTAAATCCTTGTTGAATGATGTCGGTGCTTTACTTTACATGGATGGGGCTAATTTGAATGCACTTTTGGGTATCGTTCGTCCGGGTGACATTGGCTTTGACGTTCTTCATATCAATTTACATAAGACCTTTTCTACTCCCCATGGCGGAGGTGGTCCGGGAAGCGGACCTGTAGCAGTTGCAGCACATCTTGAGCCATATTTGCCAATTCCAAGAATTCTCAAATCAGAAAGTGGCTTCAGCTTTGATTTTGATTATCCGAAATCGATTGGAAAAATAACAACTTTTTATGGGAGTTTTGGTATCCTTGTCCGCGCATACACTTATATTCGTATGCATGGTGCAAAAGGATTGGCAAGAATAAGCAGGAATGCCCTATTAAACGCCAACTACCTATTGAAGAAATTGGAAAACCATTACGAATTGGCCTATCCAACAACTCCAATGCATGAAATCGTACTTTCAGCCAAGAAGCAGAAAAAACTAGGAGTGAAGGCAATTGACATTGCCAAAAGGCTGTTGGATTATGGTTTTCACGCGCCAACAATATATTTTCCCCTGATTGTTCAAGAAGCACTAATGATTGAACCAACAGATACCGAATCTATAGAAACGCTTGATGCATTCGCGGAAGCTCTTATCAGCATTGCAAAAGAGGCAGAAAGCGATCCTGAAAAAGTAAAGCAGGCCCCCATTACAACGCCGGTAAGTAGATTGGATGAAGCCAGGGCTGCAAGACAATTGAGGGTTCGGTGGAAACCAGAATCTGAATGA
- a CDS encoding vitamin B12-dependent ribonucleotide reductase gives MAKTITEQDVSKKAGLLIDRKFTHSGKDPLDEIMYEIRKSEIAEPDGTVIFEMGDVEIPVEWSQLATDIVVSKYFRKAGVPGNGHESSAKQVISRVADTISDYGSERGYFSSVVSTKNFRDELSYLLIHQFGAFNSPVWFNVGLSYKYGIQGSPGNYAWNFEKGKAVMLEDSYIRPQASACFIQSVEDNLMSIFELAKTEARLFKYGSGTGTNFSSIRGKQENLSGGGSSSGLMSFLEVLDKGAGATKSGGTTRRAAKMVCLDMDHPEIVDFITWKMREEKKVKVLVEAGYTSDFNGEAYKTVSGQNSNNSVRVSDEFMEAYFNHGDWHTKFRTSGETCETYKAKDLMELISNSAWHCADPGIQYDSTINKWHTCKNSGRINSSNPCSEYMFLDDTACNLASLNLIKFIQDDGSFDLEAYQHAIRIFVIAQEILVDLASYPDEKIAENSHNFRPLGLGYANLGTLLMVKSLPYDSPEARSYSALLTAIMSGHAYRVSAEIAAVIGPFSGYEKNRDSMLEVMHLHESAVKEIDKSLVTENNLIQAAYEDWHEAIRMGEKHGYRNSQISVLAPTGTIGLLMDCDTTGVEPDFTLIKWKKLAGGGYFKIINQSIPKALKALGYISEAIEDIVKYALGNGTLQGAPHISMTELTKMGYRDDQIREAEEYVKKYRSIDANTPNINPLELRKSGLNEDEIQAIQVYVGGAQTVEGAPHLKPEHYAIFDCANRCGIGNRFIEPMGHIRMMASVQPFISGAISKTINVPAETSVEEIERLYVEGWRLGLKAVALYRDGCKMSQPLSNTSDEDGKNSKPAQVELKRGEKRRLPQRRIGVTIGTDIGGNKVYLRTGEYEDGELGEIFVDMFKAGASYRSLLNCFAVAVSMGLQYGVPLEKFVEKFVYTRFEPAGIVDHPNVKNCTSVLDYVFRILGMEYGGRTDFLHVQPDKQDEKNKSEFNKRRVNSIELNSQSSDNGEPSNGNYDNGMAASVAVLMGDAPNCDICGHITVRNANCYKCLNCGTSLGCS, from the coding sequence ATGGCCAAAACAATAACGGAACAGGACGTTTCAAAGAAGGCAGGCCTTTTAATCGATAGGAAATTTACACACTCCGGTAAAGATCCTCTCGATGAAATCATGTATGAAATCCGTAAGTCAGAAATTGCTGAACCTGATGGAACTGTTATATTCGAAATGGGAGATGTGGAGATTCCGGTAGAATGGTCTCAATTGGCTACGGATATTGTGGTTTCAAAATATTTTCGGAAAGCTGGAGTGCCCGGCAACGGACATGAAAGCTCTGCAAAACAAGTCATTTCTCGTGTGGCAGATACAATCAGTGATTATGGCAGCGAAAGAGGATATTTTTCATCAGTTGTTTCTACGAAAAATTTCCGAGATGAATTGTCTTATTTGTTGATTCACCAGTTTGGAGCCTTTAATTCTCCTGTGTGGTTTAATGTCGGATTATCCTATAAATATGGGATCCAGGGAAGCCCTGGGAATTATGCCTGGAATTTCGAAAAAGGAAAGGCAGTAATGCTCGAGGATAGTTATATCCGCCCGCAAGCATCTGCTTGTTTTATTCAATCTGTTGAAGATAATTTGATGTCAATTTTCGAATTGGCGAAAACTGAAGCGCGGTTATTTAAATATGGATCCGGGACGGGGACTAATTTTTCAAGTATTCGCGGCAAACAAGAAAATCTTTCCGGTGGCGGCAGCTCTTCGGGATTGATGTCCTTTTTAGAGGTGTTGGACAAAGGAGCAGGAGCTACAAAGTCGGGAGGAACGACTCGCAGGGCGGCAAAAATGGTTTGTCTGGATATGGACCATCCGGAAATTGTAGATTTTATCACCTGGAAAATGCGGGAAGAGAAAAAAGTAAAAGTTCTGGTTGAGGCTGGTTATACTTCGGATTTTAACGGAGAAGCATATAAGACCGTTTCCGGGCAGAACTCAAACAATTCCGTCCGTGTTTCGGATGAGTTTATGGAAGCATATTTCAACCATGGCGATTGGCATACAAAATTTAGGACAAGTGGTGAAACTTGTGAAACGTATAAGGCGAAAGATTTGATGGAGCTTATCTCTAATTCTGCCTGGCATTGTGCCGATCCGGGTATTCAGTATGATTCTACCATCAACAAATGGCACACCTGTAAGAACTCAGGTCGAATCAATAGCTCAAATCCGTGCTCGGAATATATGTTCCTTGACGATACCGCCTGTAATTTAGCCTCCTTGAATTTAATTAAATTTATACAGGATGATGGTTCGTTTGATCTTGAAGCCTATCAACATGCAATTAGAATTTTTGTTATTGCACAAGAAATTCTGGTTGACCTGGCGTCATACCCGGATGAGAAAATTGCTGAAAATAGTCATAATTTCAGACCCTTAGGTTTGGGATATGCAAACCTTGGTACACTATTAATGGTAAAAAGTTTGCCGTACGACTCACCGGAAGCGCGCTCTTATTCTGCACTATTAACAGCGATTATGAGTGGCCATGCATATCGTGTTTCTGCTGAGATCGCTGCAGTAATTGGTCCATTTTCTGGTTATGAGAAAAATAGAGATTCCATGCTTGAGGTTATGCATCTTCATGAATCCGCAGTTAAAGAAATTGATAAAAGTTTAGTAACAGAAAACAACCTAATTCAAGCTGCATATGAAGATTGGCATGAAGCAATTCGAATGGGAGAAAAACATGGTTATCGGAATTCCCAGATATCTGTTTTAGCACCTACCGGAACAATTGGCCTGTTAATGGATTGCGATACTACTGGTGTGGAGCCTGACTTCACTTTGATAAAATGGAAGAAACTGGCAGGTGGTGGTTATTTCAAAATTATTAACCAATCCATTCCAAAAGCGCTGAAAGCTTTGGGTTATATTTCCGAGGCCATCGAAGACATTGTTAAGTATGCTTTAGGAAACGGAACATTGCAAGGGGCGCCGCATATATCAATGACTGAGCTTACTAAAATGGGTTATCGGGACGATCAAATCCGTGAAGCGGAAGAATATGTCAAAAAGTATCGGTCGATTGATGCAAATACACCAAACATTAATCCGTTGGAATTAAGGAAAAGTGGTCTAAACGAAGATGAAATTCAGGCGATCCAGGTTTATGTCGGGGGGGCGCAAACGGTCGAGGGAGCACCTCATCTTAAACCGGAGCATTATGCAATATTCGATTGTGCCAATCGATGCGGAATTGGGAATAGATTCATCGAACCAATGGGGCATATCAGAATGATGGCATCAGTGCAACCCTTTATATCCGGGGCAATCTCAAAAACTATTAATGTTCCTGCTGAAACATCAGTTGAAGAAATTGAACGTTTGTATGTTGAAGGATGGCGTTTAGGACTCAAGGCCGTAGCACTTTACCGCGATGGATGTAAAATGTCACAGCCGTTGTCCAATACATCAGACGAGGATGGTAAAAATTCGAAACCCGCACAAGTTGAATTGAAGCGAGGAGAGAAACGCAGACTGCCTCAACGCAGGATTGGCGTTACTATCGGAACAGACATCGGCGGAAATAAAGTCTATCTGCGGACAGGTGAATATGAAGATGGTGAGTTGGGTGAAATTTTTGTAGATATGTTTAAGGCGGGTGCTTCTTATCGCAGTTTGTTAAATTGTTTTGCCGTAGCAGTTTCAATGGGTTTGCAATATGGAGTGCCCCTTGAAAAATTTGTTGAAAAATTTGTTTACACGAGATTTGAACCTGCGGGTATAGTAGATCATCCGAACGTAAAAAATTGTACTTCTGTGTTGGATTATGTTTTTCGTATTCTTGGCATGGAATATGGCGGACGGACAGATTTTCTTCATGTTCAGCCAGATAAACAAGACGAGAAAAATAAATCTGAATTCAACAAAAGGCGGGTTAATTCAATAGAGTTAAACTCGCAGTCTTCAGATAATGGTGAGCCAAGTAACGGTAATTATGATAATGGTATGGCGGCTTCAGTGGCTGTGTTGATGGGAGATGCTCCGAATTGTGATATTTGCGGCCATATTACCGTAAGGAATGCAAACTGCTACAAATGTCTTAATTGTGGCACCTCGTTAGGTTGTTCGTAG
- a CDS encoding response regulator, whose protein sequence is MKILIAEDNKQSATTIMFVLQAAGYDVILAQNGNEAWQNLQHESAPKLVILDWMIPGMSGIDVL, encoded by the coding sequence ATGAAAATTTTAATTGCAGAAGATAATAAACAAAGTGCTACGACTATTATGTTCGTCTTACAGGCTGCCGGATATGATGTCATCCTTGCTCAAAACGGCAATGAAGCATGGCAGAATCTTCAACATGAAAGTGCCCCTAAACTGGTTATCCTCGACTGGATGATACCGGGTATGAGTGGCATTGATGTTCTCTGA